ACCAGAGTTACGTCCTAACACAGACAGGAGAGGTTGAATTCTATGCACAAGTGGAAGTGTTGGTCTTGGTTACATCCACCTGACTATAATTCTTTCAAGCAGAAACAGAAAGCAAGTAATCTTGgaaacattaaacaaataaagTACTCAATGATATAATTTGTCAcaaaacacaaactgagatacacAGTTTTACAGGCACATTCTTCAAAGCACTCGAGGGAGTTAATTTAAAGATTAAAGGAAGGTTTCAGAAAATGTTAGGGATCAGATATTATCTCCCTTTATAAGGCTAGCACGACCTTAGTGCCCAAACCAGACCAGGTTagcacaagaaagaaaaatcccagggtttaaaaattttatacaagAACAAGGAGAAACAACATCTACCTTGATGGCAAATAAGAACAATGGGGACTATCTGCCTTACCAACTATCAAGATATATCATGGAACTATAATGACTAAAACAGGATGGTTCTAGTACTATATTGAAAGATAGAACTAATAGGATCTTCATCTATGTGAACACTTATCAAAGACAGAAGCatcaaacattttatttatgacaACAGGGCATTGCAGAGAAAAGATGCAATCATCCAGGAAATAATGCTGAGATCATTTTTTATCCATATGGAAAGCAAATGAAATTGGTTTCTCCATCACATCATATTCAAAGATAATTCCAATGCCTTTTAAACACAAAAGTAAAAGTGATTAAATGTTTACAAGACAATATAGGCAGACATTTTTATGAGATTGGAGGAGTTAATCACTtcttaaatgaaaatacaacctGCACAGTCCAAAAGGGAAAACACTGATCAATCCAACCAACTTAAAAATAAGCCACTAAAACAAGTCACTTGAGAATGAAAATTTCAAGTTTTTCTTTCAGGATAAGAAAGAGAACACAGCAGGACAAATAAACATCCAATGAAGTATTTCCAAATACGGCATTACCTACAACACAAGTATCAATTGGTAATATATATTCAAACTAGTAAACTAGGATAATGGctgaagtaagtgcttcaaatataGGAAACAGAAGGAATACAAAAGGAGAGAGCGCTACACTTGTAAATAAATTGTTCTGACTCGCATTCATTAGGTAAATTAATTTAATTCTACATGGCAGGCATTGTTCTAAACATTTGTAAtcattgtagcacttaaccacacttCACACTTTTCTAATCAAAGCATTCATTTAGTCCTTCCAAGGTAATGAAATTTCTCTTGACAGTAACTATTTTTAGAAGGGGCATATGCCCCAATTCAGGCTGATGATATAGGATGTTCTCTTAATGATTCCTAGGAAAGATTATCTCTTGATTGTTACTCTTGCTGTTAggggtcatcaagtcaattcagcagaatgaaacactgcccagtcctgtccaattttcacaatcattgctatgagttggagcccactgatgcagccactgtcagtccgtCTCTTTCAGTGGTGACCTATTTCtccctgaccctctgttttaccaagcataatgtcctccagggactgatcccacctaataacatgtccaaagtacatgagacgcagtctctccatccttgcttctaaggagcattctggctctacttcttccaagacacatttgtttgttcttctggcagcccatggtatgttcaagggtctttgtcaacaccataattcaaaggcatcaattcttccatcttcctcatttattgcccagctttcatatgcatatgagccaattgaaaagACCTTGGCTTCGGTGAGgttcatcttagtcttcaaagtgacatctttgctttttaacattttaaagaattatttgcagcagatttgcccaatgcagtacagcATTTGATTtccagactgctgcttccatgggtgttgattgtggatccaagtaaaatgaaagtcttgacaagtttaatatttttctccattcatcatgaatTAACTGAAATGTACCTAGCTGTTGTTTTACCCAGTTGTTTTAGAAGAATATGCTGATTGAACAGTCAGACATCTTGGATCACCAGTTGCCTTAGttattagtgctgctataacagaaataccaaaagtgggtggcttcaacaaacaaaagtttattttctcacagtatagtaggctagaagtccaaattcagggcatcggctgcagagtaagcctttctctctccacaagttctggaggaaggtccttcttgtcaatcttcccttggtctaagagcttctctgctcaggaaccccaaatccaaaggacatcctctgctcccagcactgctttcctgctgGTATGAGGTAGCCCTGCCtctctgccagcttccctcttttatatttcaaaagagatttgaTCAAGacaaatctaatcttgtaaattgagtcctgcttcataaacacaactgtctctaatcccatctcatcaacatcatagacatagattttacaacacataggaaaatcacatcagatgacaaaatggtgggcaatcacacaatactgggaatcatggcctaaccaaattcatacacatatttttaggagataaaattcaatccatgtcagCAGTATTCCTTCCACATTGACCCATCCTATCCCAAGCCCAAAACAGAAGACACAGTCACTAAAATGATGGTATCCTACTGATGATTTTCCTCAAGGCTCCTTTcatgtccctgttcctcaggctATAGATAAAAGGGTTCATCATTTGAGGGACCACACTGTACTTCACTGAGGCTACTGCTGTCTTGCTGGAAGAGTGTGTAAATGCAGAACAGATGTACACACCAAGGCCTGCCTGAGAGATTAAGGAAACAACTGAGAGGTGAGACCCAGGAGTGGAAAATGCTTTATACTTTGCACCCACTGATGGCATTCtcaaaacagaggagaaaatccgAGTGTAAGAGCAAATGATTCCAGAGAGAGGAACAGTACCCCATACAGTAGCCACAAAATACACTAGGATGTAATTGATGATGGTATCAGAACAGGTGAGCTTGAGAATCTGAGCAAGTTCACAGGAGAAACGAGGGATTTCCAGATCTGTGCAGAAGGACAGATGCAACACCATCAGACTGTGAAGTAGGGGATTCACAATGCTAGTTAGTAAGGGGAGTAGGGAGAGCAAGCCACAGAGGCAGGTGTTCAAGATAATGGTGTATCTCCGTGGGTGGCAGACAGTCACATAGAGGTCATAGCCCATTGCTGCAAGGAGAAAATTCTCCAAACCAGTAAAAACCAGGACAAAACAGACCTGGGGTGAGGCACCCTATGTAAATGATGTTATGATTCTGTGCTTGGATGTTCACCAGCATGTTCAGGGTCATGGTTgtgctgaaacagatgtcagtgaaggagagactggagagaaagaagttcatgggagtgtggaggtgggagtcagagctgacagccAGGATGATGAGTAAGTTCCCCAGGAGGGTGACCAGGTATATGGACAGAAATAGGCTAAAGAGGAGAGGCTGCGATCCTGGATCCTCTGTAATTCCCAGAAGAAGGAATTCTGAAACACCTGTTTgatttctgggttccatattaTTGGTGAATCTGATGGAAAAGATGCGGTGACAGATAATCAAAAGTGTGGTTCCTCGACACCCAGCAAGATCATTACCTGAAatcctgttagaaatgcaagttttgGGGACCCACTCAAGACTTAGTGATGATAAACTCTGGGATGAGGACTAACGGTTTATGTTTTAACAAGACTTCCACGTGATTCTGATGTATGctgaagtttgaaaaccactactTCAGAAAGAAATGTTCTTGTCTACATTATGAACCGAAGGAAATATTCAAATCTTTCTTTCCACGTATGCCTCTTTCtttgtctccctccaatccttctAAAGGTTCAAATTTTATTTGAGCACCCACTCTATTTCAACACACTGTACCAAGTTATGAAGATGAAGTAAAGAATAAGCATGGCCTTTTCCCTTCAGAATTATTCCATGCCTTCAAATGGATTAAAACAATGAAATCCATTTGCAGAGCAACGGTTGTCAAACTTTGGAATCCTTCAGAATCCCCTAAAGAGCTTGTCAATGATGAATTAGTTCATACTGTCACCCCCATCAACCTGGGCGCACACTTGGGAAATGTGGTGTTATGTCATAGACACAACGTGCAAAGTGAGTGAGTAGCAGTGATTGTGTCTGAGCTCAGATTACCtaactgccaagttgattctctTGATGTCTCTCTGTTAATGTCTCCAAATAGTACACAATTAATACCCCTAGTCACTCAGATTTCATAATTGCCCTTAAAAAATTTTCGTATCTCCTTCAGATAAAGTCTCCAGGGTATTTCCACCTCTGCCTACGAAGTTTGTATGTAACAGATGGAATGGCATCCAACCAGATCCACACTTTGGATCTGAGGTGAAGATTAGAAAATGTTATCTATAAACCTGAAGCTCAAAAGACTTCCTCATGGAAACATATGTCATCTGCATTAGTGACTGAATCCAAGAAAAGCTAGGCAACCAAGTAAATGAGATTCTCTGTTCTCCCAATTATATGAAGCATTAAAAAATTCTTCCCTGGACATGATAGGTGACATATCATTCTTTTTAAAGCCTATTTCATCAAAGAGGTCATTCAAATGGCAAACAACCACATGAAAGGATGCTCAAAGTCATCCATTagggagatgtaaatcaaaaccacaacgagatatcCCTTCGCCCCATTATAATGAcgatgataaaaaaaagaaaacaataaacattgcagaggatgtggagaaactggaaaccTCATCTATTcctgtggaaatgcaaaatggtatagttgctgtggaaaacaggTCGGCCATCCTTCAAAAGGTTGGACATGGGacaaccacatgacccagcaacccCAATGCTAGaccaattgctatcaagtcaatccaACTATATTCCCAGAAGAAGTAAAGGTAGAAAtgcaaacagatacctgtacacTAATGCTCCTTGCaggacttttcacaatagccaaaggtggaaataactgaaatgctcaactgatgaatggataaacaaaatatgatgtatacacacaattgaatactTTTTTTGGTGTCCAgtctaattccaactcataacaaccctatgagaaggagtaggactgccccatagagtttccgaggctataatctttatagaagcagattgacacatctttctcccatagaatggctgttggattcaaaccaccgatctttgagttagcagtcatttgcttaatcactgtgccaacagggttccTTTTGGATAAatctagaaaacattatgctggggaaataagtcagtcacaaaaggacagacacTGTATAAAGTCATTTATATAAAGTAAGCAAATACAAAGGAACCAAAGCTTATTAATGGTTCCCAGGGGTGGAAGGACTGGGACAAGAGAGTTTTTGATTAGAAGGCATTGAATGTATGTTCctggtggtgggataatttggaaaaagatacctagaatggttgcacaactcgaaggatgtaaacagtgtcactgaactgaatTTCAGTGTCACTGAAATTGCTGAATTCctgtgtgttttgttgtgtatatttgcaccacgataaaaaattaaaaaaacaaatacttaTGGAGATGTTGGAATGATGAGAAATGAGTAGGCAAAAGGCAATTGGTACAGGGCTCAGCATATGGAGCCCTCACAAAGGTATGTCCTAatatgattgtgtgtgtgtgtgtgtgtgtgtgtgtgtgtgatgaatATTAGCACCTGGCATCTGTTACTCCTAGGACAGAAGTGATGAACAGGGCAGCTGAGGGAAGACAAAAAGAGAGAACATTGTGGCATAATAACTGCAAACTGCAGGGA
This DNA window, taken from Elephas maximus indicus isolate mEleMax1 chromosome 3, mEleMax1 primary haplotype, whole genome shotgun sequence, encodes the following:
- the LOC126070987 gene encoding olfactory receptor 7G2-like, producing the protein MGYDLYVTVCHPRRYTIILNTCLCGLLSLLPLLTSIVNPLLHSLMVLHLSFCTDLEIPRFSCELAQILKLTCSDTIINYILVYFVATVWGTVPLSGIICSYTRIFSSVLRMPSVGAKYKAFSTPGSHLSVVSLISQAGLGVYICSAFTHSSSKTAVASVKYSVVPQMMNPFIYSLRNRDMKGALRKIISRIPSF